A window of Streptomyces gilvosporeus contains these coding sequences:
- a CDS encoding response regulator transcription factor, with protein MPRVLLIEDDAAVRDGVTLALRRRGHEVAAAASGEEGLEALPGFRPDIVLLDLMLPGKDGFEICRLIRAERQLPIIMLTARGDDLDVVLGLEAGADDYIVKPARGEVLEARIRAVLRRTAPPADGDTGTEPGPAPVETYGELAIDRAGLVVTKNGQDLALAPSEMKLLLFLSATPGQVFSRQQLLEHVWEHSYHGDARLVDACVMRLRTKIEDTPRSPRYVQTVRGFGYRFGPL; from the coding sequence ATGCCACGTGTACTTCTGATCGAGGACGACGCCGCCGTACGGGACGGCGTGACTCTCGCGCTCCGGCGTCGCGGCCACGAGGTGGCGGCCGCCGCCAGCGGTGAGGAGGGGCTCGAGGCACTGCCGGGGTTCCGCCCGGACATCGTGCTGCTGGATCTGATGCTGCCCGGCAAGGACGGTTTCGAGATCTGCCGGCTGATCCGCGCCGAGCGGCAGCTGCCGATCATCATGCTCACCGCCCGCGGCGACGATCTGGACGTGGTGCTGGGCCTGGAGGCCGGTGCGGACGACTACATCGTCAAACCGGCCCGGGGCGAAGTCCTGGAGGCGCGCATCCGTGCGGTGCTGCGCCGTACGGCGCCGCCCGCCGACGGCGACACCGGTACGGAACCGGGGCCCGCGCCCGTGGAGACGTACGGGGAGCTGGCCATCGACCGGGCCGGGCTGGTCGTCACCAAGAACGGCCAGGATCTGGCGCTGGCCCCGTCGGAGATGAAGCTGCTGCTGTTCCTGTCGGCCACTCCGGGGCAGGTCTTCAGCCGCCAGCAGCTGCTGGAACACGTCTGGGAGCACAGCTACCACGGCGATGCGCGGCTGGTGGACGCCTGTGTCATGCGGCTGCGGACCAAAATAGAGGACACCCCGCGCAGCCCCCGTTACGTCCAGACCGTGCGCGGCTTCGGTTACCGCTTCGGGCCGCTGTGA
- a CDS encoding polysaccharide deacetylase family protein — protein MGRRRFGIEGGIIGVVAAAAVSLTTAGILAFVQPGATVKASADTVDSAGKGSAARRVKVDTSIVHASDRPGRSLNITIDDGPDPVWTPKVLDVLKKHNVKATFCMIGPQAAAHPDLVKRVVAAGHKLCNHTVSHNTAMDHRPESYQAEQILDAQKMIEKASGGAQVEYYRAPGGAFTPYSRRLAADHGMRPLGWNVDSKDFESGSVERIEATVHSELHLGPTVLFHDGGGNRARTVASLDRLLPWMKQQGYGFGFPQR, from the coding sequence ATGGGACGGCGGCGCTTCGGTATAGAGGGCGGGATCATCGGAGTGGTCGCGGCGGCGGCCGTGTCACTGACCACCGCGGGAATTCTCGCGTTCGTCCAGCCCGGTGCCACCGTGAAGGCCAGCGCCGATACCGTCGACTCGGCGGGCAAGGGGTCGGCGGCGCGGCGCGTCAAGGTGGACACGTCGATCGTGCACGCCTCGGACCGTCCCGGCCGCAGCCTGAACATCACCATCGACGACGGACCGGACCCGGTGTGGACCCCCAAGGTCCTCGACGTCCTCAAGAAGCACAACGTCAAGGCCACCTTCTGCATGATCGGCCCGCAGGCCGCGGCGCACCCCGACCTCGTCAAGCGAGTGGTGGCCGCCGGGCACAAGCTGTGCAACCACACCGTCAGCCACAACACCGCCATGGACCACCGCCCGGAGAGCTATCAGGCGGAGCAGATACTCGACGCCCAGAAGATGATCGAGAAGGCGTCGGGCGGCGCCCAGGTGGAGTACTACCGCGCCCCCGGCGGCGCCTTCACGCCCTACAGCCGCCGGCTCGCCGCCGACCACGGGATGCGGCCGCTGGGCTGGAACGTCGACAGCAAGGACTTCGAGAGCGGCAGCGTCGAGCGCATAGAGGCGACGGTGCACAGCGAGCTGCACCTCGGCCCGACGGTGCTCTTCCACGACGGCGGCGGCAACCGCGCCCGCACGGTGGCGTCGCTGGACCGGCTGCTGCCGTGGATGAAGCAGCAGGGGTACGGCTTCGGGTTCCCGCAGCGCTGA
- a CDS encoding SsgA family sporulation/cell division regulator: MPSVIDHAVQVRLLATAPGPQAVPAVLHYEPADPLAVRMTFPPEISLDGAAVDWAFARDLLAEGLYGPAGRGDVRVRPCGPERTVMEFHADEGVALVQLRTVDVRLFLARSYDVVPAGRERAQAAVERGLTELFGAA; the protein is encoded by the coding sequence ATGCCCAGCGTCATCGACCACGCCGTCCAGGTCCGCCTGCTCGCCACCGCCCCCGGCCCGCAGGCGGTGCCCGCGGTGCTGCACTACGAGCCGGCCGACCCGCTGGCCGTACGGATGACGTTCCCGCCGGAGATCTCGCTGGACGGCGCCGCGGTCGACTGGGCGTTCGCGCGTGACCTGCTGGCCGAGGGGCTGTACGGCCCGGCCGGGCGCGGCGATGTGCGGGTGCGGCCGTGCGGACCGGAGCGCACGGTGATGGAGTTCCATGCGGATGAGGGCGTGGCCCTGGTGCAGCTGCGGACCGTGGACGTCCGGCTGTTCCTCGCGCGCTCCTACGACGTGGTGCCGGCGGGCCGGGAGCGGGCGCAGGCGGCCGTGGAGCGCGGGCTGACGGAACTGTTCGGGGCGGCCTGA
- a CDS encoding LuxR C-terminal-related transcriptional regulator, which yields MELTGPGAVPALTAAYEVIRQPLGEVLPRLSAVLAGLVPHRAAAELSTHCAHSPFKTHGDPEIAARLTTADLAPLLASGTPGRPWQGTLPLAGADRPVLAVTSEATQRGAVLLLVRDDGAAPVDASVLALAQALWDVVTSHFDRLATEAVPGALARSRTAAGTRARVIAELGEAYAAAFTGLLGVLRSRALDDAAARGTATDLAVAALVELRADAERDQEIAEEPAGQAFARLADSLRPLVRYSPVRLELGAPESARTVAADVAHTARATVRAVLLTVLEQDGVSRVHVGWRLADGELRATVRDDGPGALTARRLSAGLLQERLDVLGGRLAVDAVPGWGSTVTATIPLGAVQDPAPDPLTALGERELQVLARLALGQRNRAIAEELHISQSTVKFHVANILTKLGVESRGEAAALFHAAA from the coding sequence ATGGAGCTGACCGGACCCGGAGCCGTCCCCGCCCTGACCGCCGCGTACGAGGTGATCCGCCAACCCCTGGGCGAGGTTCTGCCGCGACTCTCCGCGGTCCTGGCCGGGCTGGTCCCGCACCGCGCGGCGGCCGAACTGTCCACGCACTGCGCACACTCGCCGTTCAAAACGCACGGCGATCCGGAGATCGCCGCCCGGCTCACCACCGCCGACCTGGCACCGCTGCTCGCTTCGGGCACCCCGGGGCGGCCCTGGCAGGGCACCCTCCCCCTGGCCGGCGCGGACCGGCCGGTGCTGGCGGTGACCAGCGAGGCGACGCAGCGGGGCGCGGTGCTGCTGCTCGTACGGGATGACGGCGCGGCCCCCGTCGACGCCTCGGTGCTCGCCCTGGCGCAGGCGCTGTGGGACGTGGTGACCAGCCATTTCGACCGGCTGGCGACGGAGGCCGTGCCCGGTGCACTGGCCCGTTCGCGGACCGCCGCCGGGACCCGGGCGCGGGTGATCGCCGAGCTGGGCGAGGCGTATGCGGCCGCGTTCACCGGGCTGCTGGGGGTGCTGCGCAGCCGGGCCCTGGACGATGCGGCGGCCCGGGGCACCGCCACCGATCTGGCCGTCGCGGCGCTGGTGGAGCTGCGCGCGGACGCGGAGCGGGACCAGGAGATCGCCGAGGAGCCGGCCGGGCAGGCGTTCGCCCGGCTCGCCGATTCGCTGCGGCCGCTGGTGCGCTACAGCCCCGTACGGCTGGAGCTGGGCGCGCCGGAGTCGGCGCGGACGGTGGCCGCCGATGTGGCGCACACGGCGCGGGCGACGGTGCGGGCGGTGCTGCTGACGGTGCTGGAGCAGGACGGGGTGAGCCGGGTGCATGTGGGCTGGCGGCTCGCCGACGGCGAACTGCGCGCGACGGTGCGCGACGACGGGCCCGGCGCGCTGACCGCGCGGCGCCTGTCCGCCGGGCTGTTGCAGGAACGGCTCGATGTGCTGGGCGGGCGACTGGCCGTGGACGCGGTGCCGGGGTGGGGCTCCACGGTGACGGCGACGATTCCGCTGGGCGCCGTCCAGGATCCGGCGCCCGATCCGCTCACCGCGCTGGGCGAGCGGGAGTTGCAGGTGCTGGCGCGGCTGGCGCTGGGGCAGCGTAACCGGGCGATTGCGGAGGAACTGCACATCAGCCAGTCGACGGTGAAGTTCCATGTCGCCAACATCCTGACCAAGCTGGGTGTGGAGTCGCGGGGCGAGGCGGCAGCGCTGTTCCATGCAGCGGCATAG
- a CDS encoding NADP-dependent oxidoreductase yields the protein MRAITYTEFGGPDVLTYGHTDIPEPAPGEIRVKVVAVGVNPLDYKRRYGWVEQHFPTTFPAVPGLEFAGIVDALGEGASGPAVGDEVFGWTRTGAYAEYAIAGDLARKPAELSFAAAAALPVAGETAQRVLGELALKEGETLLLHGAAGAVGQVAVQLAVALGATVIGTASPANHDFLRALGAVPVAYGDGLADRVRAAAPQGIDAVFDAAGQNVLPLSVELRGGTAERIVTIADTNAAAHGVPFSAGGTPPEEARAGLAAHARLAVEGRLTVPVVATFPLADAARAQELSEAGHVRGKLIIEI from the coding sequence ATGCGAGCGATCACCTACACCGAATTCGGCGGCCCGGACGTGCTCACCTACGGGCACACCGACATCCCGGAGCCCGCACCGGGCGAGATACGGGTGAAGGTGGTGGCCGTCGGCGTCAACCCGCTTGACTACAAGCGGCGTTACGGCTGGGTGGAGCAGCACTTCCCGACGACGTTCCCGGCCGTTCCGGGGCTGGAGTTCGCCGGGATCGTCGACGCGCTCGGCGAGGGCGCGAGCGGCCCGGCCGTCGGCGACGAGGTCTTCGGCTGGACCCGGACGGGCGCCTATGCGGAGTACGCCATCGCCGGAGACCTCGCCCGCAAGCCCGCCGAACTCTCCTTCGCGGCCGCCGCCGCGCTGCCGGTCGCCGGGGAGACCGCCCAGCGCGTCCTGGGCGAACTCGCCCTGAAGGAAGGGGAGACGCTGCTGCTGCACGGCGCCGCGGGGGCGGTCGGCCAGGTGGCCGTCCAGCTCGCGGTGGCCCTGGGCGCCACCGTGATCGGTACCGCGTCCCCGGCCAACCACGATTTCCTGCGCGCCCTGGGCGCGGTCCCGGTGGCCTACGGGGACGGCCTCGCCGACCGGGTGCGGGCGGCCGCACCGCAGGGCATCGATGCGGTCTTCGACGCGGCCGGCCAGAACGTGCTGCCGCTCTCCGTCGAGCTGCGCGGCGGCACGGCCGAGCGCATCGTCACCATCGCCGATACGAACGCCGCCGCGCACGGGGTGCCGTTCTCCGCGGGCGGCACGCCCCCCGAGGAGGCCCGCGCCGGGCTGGCCGCGCACGCCCGGCTGGCCGTCGAGGGCCGGCTGACCGTACCGGTCGTCGCGACCTTCCCGCTCGCCGACGCCGCCCGCGCGCAGGAGTTGAGCGAGGCGGGGCATGTGCGGGGCAAGCTGATCATCGAGATCTGA
- a CDS encoding PH domain-containing protein gives MNGSDAVAINRSDAVAWRRLAPRALLVHCGWMGAPLGSLALTALATGGRITTGAWLTLAALAAAFALVTAIGLIRWARTDFRVTDERFELRSGVLTRRLRSVPLHRIRTVEVTATPLHRLLGVTVLRAGTAGSGDGAGALVLDALRAAEAERLRAELLARADAGAAADDPVLARFNRRWLRYAPLTFWVVGGVFVVAGAVYRTLHGIGIEPWKIGLVQRAWAAFGSGMLWLTVPAALLGLIALGSAGALVLYVENWWNYRLEWTDAHTLRVSHGLLTPRSVTIERARLRGVLLREPLLLRAGGGALVRAVAGGLGDREENRRRSALLPPAPRAEAVRVAGGALQSPFPAPESGTSGAPDPGTSGASEALVRHPRAALRRRRTRGLLWAVLPGTAVLAALGAAFTPVLLHCAWIYALLSTAAVRWLARDAYRSLGHALRGRHLVIRAGTFSRDTLALQRSAIVGWTFTTSPFTRRAGLVTLTAAVAAGEDGYRLPDLAARHAPALASAAAPGILEEFLVQPTGDAGRDAARAGLRSR, from the coding sequence ATGAACGGTTCCGACGCCGTCGCCATCAACCGTTCCGACGCCGTCGCCTGGCGCCGTCTCGCCCCCCGTGCGCTGCTGGTGCACTGCGGCTGGATGGGCGCGCCGCTCGGATCGCTGGCGCTGACGGCACTGGCCACCGGAGGGCGGATCACCACCGGTGCATGGCTCACCCTCGCCGCGCTCGCCGCGGCCTTCGCCCTGGTCACCGCGATCGGCCTGATCCGCTGGGCCCGTACGGACTTCCGTGTCACCGACGAGCGCTTCGAACTGCGCAGCGGAGTGCTGACGCGGCGGCTGCGGAGCGTGCCGCTGCACCGCATCCGTACCGTGGAGGTGACGGCGACTCCGCTGCACCGGCTGCTGGGTGTCACCGTGCTGCGGGCCGGCACGGCGGGCTCCGGCGACGGGGCGGGCGCGCTGGTGCTCGATGCGCTGCGGGCCGCCGAAGCGGAGCGGCTGCGCGCGGAGTTGCTCGCCCGTGCGGATGCCGGGGCGGCCGCCGACGACCCGGTACTGGCCCGGTTCAACCGGCGCTGGCTGCGCTATGCGCCGCTCACCTTCTGGGTCGTCGGCGGTGTGTTCGTCGTCGCCGGGGCGGTCTACCGGACGCTGCACGGCATCGGCATAGAGCCCTGGAAGATCGGCCTGGTCCAGCGCGCCTGGGCCGCATTCGGCTCCGGCATGCTGTGGCTGACCGTCCCGGCCGCGCTGCTGGGCCTCATCGCCCTCGGCTCGGCCGGCGCGCTCGTCCTCTACGTCGAGAACTGGTGGAACTACCGCCTGGAGTGGACCGACGCACACACGCTGCGGGTGAGCCACGGGCTGCTGACCCCGCGCTCCGTCACCATCGAACGGGCCCGGCTGCGGGGCGTGTTGCTGCGCGAACCGCTGCTGCTGCGGGCCGGCGGCGGCGCGCTGGTCCGCGCGGTGGCCGGGGGCCTCGGCGACCGGGAGGAGAACCGCCGACGCAGCGCGCTGCTGCCGCCGGCGCCGCGTGCGGAGGCGGTACGGGTGGCGGGTGGAGCCTTGCAATCACCTTTTCCCGCACCGGAGTCGGGGACTTCCGGTGCGCCCGATCCGGGGACTTCCGGTGCGTCGGAAGCGCTCGTCCGGCACCCGCGGGCCGCGCTGCGTCGCCGCCGTACGCGCGGTCTGCTGTGGGCCGTGCTCCCCGGCACCGCCGTCCTCGCCGCGCTCGGGGCCGCGTTCACGCCCGTACTGCTGCACTGCGCCTGGATCTACGCCCTGCTGAGCACGGCCGCCGTACGGTGGCTGGCCCGGGACGCCTACCGCAGCCTCGGCCATGCGCTGCGCGGCCGCCATCTGGTCATCCGCGCGGGCACATTCAGCCGTGACACGCTGGCCCTCCAGCGCTCGGCGATCGTCGGCTGGACGTTCACCACCTCGCCGTTCACCCGGCGGGCCGGGCTGGTCACGCTGACCGCGGCGGTCGCGGCGGGCGAGGACGGCTATCGCCTCCCCGACCTCGCCGCCCGGCACGCCCCGGCCCTCGCCTCGGCGGCGGCCCCCGGAATCCTGGAGGAGTTCCTGGTGCAGCCCACCGGGGACGCAGGCCGGGACGCCGCACGGGCCGGGCTCAGATCTCGATGA
- a CDS encoding PH domain-containing protein: MPAYPTPLLRPPRHRVDPRARRWWTMQALLAVSGPMLLTALVPAVLSALFFPGALPWLGPLLLVVLVLPALGYLVAMPRWRYAVHAWELGERAVYAAGGWIWQKRRIAPLSRVQTVDTVRGPLQRRYGLATVTVTTASTAGDITIAGLSDADAEELSRRIGEAAQDVPGDAA, encoded by the coding sequence ATGCCCGCGTACCCCACCCCGCTCCTCCGCCCGCCCCGTCATCGTGTCGATCCCCGGGCCCGTCGCTGGTGGACCATGCAGGCGCTGCTCGCCGTCAGCGGGCCGATGCTGCTCACCGCGCTGGTGCCGGCGGTGCTCAGCGCGCTGTTCTTCCCGGGTGCGCTGCCGTGGCTGGGGCCGTTGCTGCTGGTCGTGCTGGTGCTGCCGGCCCTCGGCTATCTCGTGGCGATGCCGCGGTGGCGGTATGCGGTGCACGCCTGGGAGTTGGGCGAGCGGGCGGTCTACGCGGCGGGCGGCTGGATCTGGCAGAAGCGGCGGATCGCGCCGCTGTCGCGGGTGCAGACGGTGGACACCGTGCGCGGACCGCTCCAGCGGCGGTACGGGCTGGCGACGGTGACCGTCACCACCGCCTCCACCGCGGGCGACATCACGATCGCGGGACTGTCGGACGCGGACGCAGAGGAGCTGTCCCGGCGGATCGGCGAGGCGGCCCAGGATGTGCCGGGGGACGCCGCATGA
- a CDS encoding TetR/AcrR family transcriptional regulator yields the protein MPKKVDHEARRQEISEALWRIARARGLEGASLRDVAAEAGISLGRLQHYFRTKDEMLVFALAHINQMAEDRIRERIEALPGDPTPREVLHACLWGMLPLDEESRTGTLVGAAFFHRAVHDEALRAGPKDGIPKLRGFFADQLRRAAERGELPPERATEDEAMLLISLADGLSTYLLLDVHGPEQAMHLMDLHLSRLFADDATR from the coding sequence GTGCCCAAGAAGGTGGACCACGAGGCCCGACGCCAGGAAATCTCCGAGGCGCTCTGGCGGATCGCCCGCGCCCGGGGCCTGGAGGGCGCGAGTCTGCGCGATGTCGCCGCCGAGGCCGGCATCTCTCTCGGCCGGCTCCAGCACTACTTCCGCACCAAGGACGAGATGCTCGTCTTCGCCCTCGCCCACATCAATCAGATGGCCGAGGACCGCATCCGCGAGCGCATCGAGGCCCTCCCCGGAGACCCCACACCGCGCGAGGTGCTGCACGCCTGCCTGTGGGGGATGCTGCCGCTGGACGAGGAGAGCCGCACCGGCACCCTGGTCGGCGCCGCGTTCTTCCACCGGGCCGTCCATGACGAGGCTCTGCGCGCCGGCCCCAAGGACGGCATCCCCAAGCTCCGCGGCTTCTTCGCCGACCAGCTGCGCCGCGCCGCGGAGCGCGGCGAACTCCCGCCGGAGAGAGCCACCGAGGACGAGGCGATGCTCCTGATCAGCCTCGCCGACGGCCTCTCCACCTACCTGCTCCTGGACGTCCACGGCCCCGAGCAAGCCATGCATCTGATGGACCTGCATCTGTCGCGCCTCTTCGCCGACGACGCGACGCGCTGA
- a CDS encoding SsgA family sporulation/cell division regulator, translating into MSTVIEQAVQARLITAAPQSRAIPAALRYDRTDPLAVHLAFPPAASLDGAEVVWTFGRDLLAEGLRRPAGAGDVRIWPCGIDGAVVEFHAAGGMAVVQFAARDLRLFLSRSYAVVEKGGEARHLDVDGDLADLLREA; encoded by the coding sequence ATGTCCACCGTCATCGAGCAAGCCGTTCAGGCCCGTCTCATCACGGCCGCACCGCAGTCGCGGGCGATCCCGGCAGCCCTTCGCTACGACCGCACCGACCCCCTCGCGGTGCACCTCGCGTTCCCGCCCGCCGCCTCGCTGGACGGCGCCGAGGTGGTGTGGACGTTCGGGCGCGATCTGCTGGCGGAGGGGCTGCGGCGACCGGCCGGGGCGGGCGATGTGCGGATCTGGCCGTGCGGGATCGACGGTGCGGTGGTGGAGTTCCATGCCGCCGGCGGGATGGCCGTGGTGCAGTTCGCGGCGCGGGACCTGCGGCTGTTTCTGTCCCGGTCGTACGCGGTCGTGGAGAAGGGCGGCGAGGCGCGGCATCTGGATGTCGACGGGGATCTCGCCGACCTGCTGCGCGAGGCGTGA
- a CDS encoding MarR family winged helix-turn-helix transcriptional regulator, which translates to MAEDIVAGVLRQWQQVHPGLDTGPMAVIGRLNRCSALLQQAADAPLRRAGLTRPEFDILGTLRRMDRELTPGRIARETFASGAAVTKRVRQLEARGLIGRRPDDRDRRVAHLSLTDEGRDTIDRLLPEQLRYEAALLEGIGEARQEELSVALGELLVVLEGRLGSLME; encoded by the coding sequence GTGGCCGAGGACATCGTCGCAGGGGTGCTGCGCCAGTGGCAGCAGGTGCACCCCGGGCTGGACACCGGCCCGATGGCGGTGATCGGGCGGCTCAACCGGTGTTCCGCGCTGTTGCAGCAGGCGGCCGATGCGCCGCTGCGCCGGGCCGGGCTGACCCGCCCCGAGTTCGACATCCTGGGCACCCTGCGCCGCATGGACCGCGAGCTGACGCCCGGACGGATCGCCCGCGAGACCTTCGCCTCCGGGGCCGCGGTCACCAAACGCGTACGTCAGCTGGAGGCGCGCGGTCTGATCGGCCGCCGGCCCGACGACCGGGACCGCCGCGTCGCCCATCTCTCCCTGACCGACGAGGGCCGCGACACCATCGACCGGCTGCTGCCCGAACAGCTGCGGTACGAGGCGGCGTTGCTGGAAGGCATCGGCGAGGCGCGGCAGGAGGAACTGTCGGTGGCGCTGGGCGAGTTGCTGGTGGTGCTGGAGGGGCGGCTCGGCAGCCTGATGGAGTGA
- a CDS encoding FUSC family protein produces MGKHAKPSGKSLTTAPDGGARARPLPLRSTVRLRRPVDIWHKPALSAVVAMAVPDLTLYALGRLDLILYTAAGGLCALYAHGLPYAARARTLLWVVLGMAASLGIALTAASLTASAAVLVLLASLLAAAHKMVCEATRIGPPGNLIPTFVSASAFFVPQRLGQVPLHIALALGAGALAWLVCMAPGLVRPRGPERIATARALEAAAGLLRTRADAGAEGDGAAHARHTTAAAVNAAWHTLFLVPVRTPARAAARAGLERLLVRAESALGDGAEAVTEAEAEAERLREWARLLRSGGPLPEVPLTAAQAEELDGVAAEGAGPAGVGAAPRTAVPAGPGLRQPAPGAQRGVRAVLARLAPGSPLLPIGARVAAGCVLAGWASLAVGVGHPYWAVVTAASIYQANTTLSWQRAFQRTVGNLLGLVLFTVLLPLIHTGPLTMIALALACQFGAEACITRNYWLGSLWVTPMALLLTEFGARLPEATLIGDRWLDTVVGAVVGLACCVLVTNRRAADRIDVALERVAEAEAAAYRLLAEAPAPGADDARETGWARDRLAGSLVELREAVEVAAGEWWQRALPEERIARAERDGHRALAGLVRRLEAPALAA; encoded by the coding sequence ATGGGGAAGCACGCCAAGCCCTCCGGGAAGTCACTGACCACCGCGCCCGACGGCGGGGCGCGGGCCCGTCCGCTGCCCCTCCGCAGCACCGTCCGGCTGCGCCGCCCCGTGGACATCTGGCACAAACCGGCGCTGAGCGCGGTGGTGGCCATGGCGGTCCCCGATCTGACGCTGTACGCGCTCGGGCGGCTGGATCTGATCCTCTACACCGCCGCAGGGGGGCTGTGCGCCCTGTACGCGCACGGTCTGCCGTACGCCGCCCGCGCCCGCACACTGCTGTGGGTGGTGCTGGGCATGGCCGCGAGCCTCGGTATCGCGCTGACCGCAGCGTCGCTGACGGCCTCGGCCGCCGTCCTCGTCCTGCTCGCCTCGCTGCTCGCCGCCGCGCACAAGATGGTGTGCGAGGCGACCCGCATCGGGCCGCCGGGCAACCTCATCCCGACCTTTGTCTCGGCGTCCGCCTTCTTTGTGCCCCAGCGCCTCGGCCAGGTGCCGCTGCACATCGCCCTGGCGCTCGGCGCCGGCGCGCTCGCCTGGCTGGTGTGCATGGCGCCGGGCCTGGTACGGCCGCGGGGCCCGGAGCGGATCGCCACGGCGCGCGCCCTGGAGGCCGCGGCCGGGCTGCTGCGCACGCGGGCGGACGCCGGCGCCGAGGGCGACGGGGCGGCGCACGCCCGGCATACGACCGCGGCCGCCGTGAACGCCGCCTGGCACACCCTCTTCCTCGTCCCCGTGCGCACCCCCGCCCGGGCCGCGGCGCGCGCCGGCCTCGAACGACTGCTCGTACGGGCGGAATCGGCGCTCGGGGACGGGGCGGAAGCCGTGACGGAGGCGGAGGCGGAGGCGGAGCGGCTCCGGGAGTGGGCGCGTCTGCTGCGGAGCGGCGGGCCGCTGCCGGAGGTCCCGTTGACGGCGGCGCAGGCCGAGGAGCTCGATGGGGTCGCGGCGGAGGGGGCGGGACCGGCCGGCGTCGGCGCGGCGCCGCGCACGGCGGTTCCGGCCGGGCCCGGCCTGCGGCAGCCCGCGCCCGGTGCGCAGCGCGGCGTGCGGGCCGTACTGGCGCGGCTCGCGCCCGGGTCGCCTTTGCTGCCGATAGGGGCGCGGGTGGCGGCGGGGTGTGTGCTGGCCGGCTGGGCCTCGCTGGCGGTCGGGGTCGGGCATCCGTACTGGGCGGTGGTCACCGCGGCCTCGATCTACCAGGCCAACACCACCCTGTCGTGGCAGCGGGCGTTCCAGCGCACGGTCGGCAATCTGCTCGGCCTGGTGCTGTTCACCGTGCTGCTGCCGCTGATCCACACCGGCCCGCTCACGATGATCGCGCTCGCGCTGGCCTGCCAGTTCGGCGCCGAAGCCTGCATCACGCGGAACTACTGGCTGGGGTCGCTCTGGGTCACCCCCATGGCGCTGCTGCTGACCGAGTTCGGCGCCCGGCTGCCCGAGGCGACGCTGATCGGCGACCGCTGGCTCGACACCGTGGTGGGCGCGGTGGTGGGGCTGGCCTGTTGCGTGCTGGTCACCAACCGGCGCGCCGCGGACCGTATCGACGTCGCGCTGGAACGGGTGGCGGAAGCGGAGGCCGCCGCGTACCGGTTGCTCGCGGAGGCGCCCGCGCCCGGTGCGGACGACGCGCGGGAGACCGGGTGGGCGCGCGACCGGCTCGCGGGTTCCCTGGTGGAGCTGCGGGAGGCGGTGGAGGTGGCGGCTGGCGAGTGGTGGCAGCGGGCCCTGCCGGAGGAGCGCATCGCCCGCGCCGAGCGGGACGGACACCGTGCGCTGGCCGGTCTCGTACGGCGTCTGGAGGCCCCGGCGTTGGCGGCCTGA
- a CDS encoding TetR/AcrR family transcriptional regulator: MPTAKSKQKKTPTAANASPERRRELLAIAAEVFAEQGYNATTVRRIADEAGMLAGSLYYHFDSKESMVDEILSTFLTELWEGYDAVLAAGLGPRETIDALVTESFREIDRHRAAVAIYQKEARQLAAQPRFGYLTDSQRKFEKAWLGTLERGVADGTFRADLDIRLTYRFLRDTVWVAASWYRPEGRHSPEEIARQYVSMVLDGIAVPAEVRR; encoded by the coding sequence GTGCCCACAGCCAAGAGCAAGCAGAAGAAGACGCCGACGGCCGCGAACGCGTCCCCCGAGCGCCGCCGCGAACTGCTGGCCATCGCGGCAGAGGTATTCGCCGAGCAGGGCTACAACGCCACCACCGTCCGGCGCATCGCGGACGAGGCCGGCATGCTCGCGGGCAGCCTCTACTACCACTTCGATTCGAAGGAATCGATGGTGGACGAGATCCTCTCCACCTTCCTGACCGAGCTGTGGGAGGGCTACGACGCCGTCCTCGCCGCCGGCCTCGGGCCGAGGGAAACCATCGACGCCCTGGTCACCGAGTCCTTCCGGGAGATCGACCGCCACCGCGCCGCGGTCGCCATCTACCAGAAGGAGGCCCGGCAGCTCGCCGCCCAGCCGCGCTTCGGCTATCTCACCGACTCCCAGCGGAAGTTCGAGAAGGCATGGCTGGGCACCCTGGAACGCGGCGTCGCCGACGGCACCTTCCGCGCCGACCTCGACATCCGGCTCACCTACCGGTTCCTGCGCGACACCGTCTGGGTCGCCGCGAGCTGGTACCGCCCGGAGGGCCGGCACAGCCCCGAGGAGATCGCCCGGCAGTATGTGTCGATGGTGCTGGACGGCATCGCCGTACCGGCTGAGGTGCGCCGATGA